In the bacterium SCSIO 12741 genome, GGGTAGTGGGTACATATAGAAATGTTGTACCTGAAAATTACAAAACTCAAGGAGTTCATGGAGTAGAATATTATTTATTTAAAGGAGATCAATTAGAATTGGAGAGAACTAATAGGGTTAGGATTGAAGATTTAAGCGAAGGACAATTAATAAACGATTGGAAGAAAACTCATGAGCATGAATTTTCCAATCGGGATCAGAATGAAACTCTTAAGTCCAGATATGAACCAGAATTTGAAGAATCGGTGGGGGCGATGGTATCTACAGCCCATGATTTATTACCTGCTCACTTCGATTATTTGAATGGGAAACTAATTGGATGTTTTCGTGTAGGGGATATTATTCCTTCACTTGTAACCAGAAATACTTCCACAGGAGGCCACGCGTCTCATTTACAAGTCAATTATTATTTGAGGAAAAGTATTGTTATGGAATTCATAGGCAACTCTTATAAGTTTCATGGAGGAGTAACTGGGAATCAAATTGCCGCGTATACGGGAGATAGAAATTATGTAACTCTTAGATTTAGTTTGGGAGATATTGTTGTTTCAGATGAGGGGTGGCATATTTATCAATTGAATGGGAATAATGCTATTATTATTGCAAAATTGAATTCAGACCTTGAGATTGTCGAATATGTTCATCAATTAGGAGATAATACGGTTGATACATTCACTGATTTTGGTAACATTTCCAGTTTGTTACAATTTCTGAATTACAGAAAACCCAAGGTCAATTCAAAGAAATAATTGTCAATCAAAATTCTTACTAAAACCATGATAGCTAAGAGGATTATTTTCATCACACTAATTATAATTTTAATTACTTCTTTCGTAGGCTCATCTGTTTACGCCCAAGCCCGCGAAAAAATGGCCTCCGTTAGTTGGACTCCATTGATGAAAAAAGGAAAGGGCTACTTCTACGAGGCCTATGTTTTTGAAAATGGGACCCATGTCTGCAGTTGGTTGGATGGCGAAACCTTCAACTTCGTGCAGTATGATGCAGATCTGGAGCTTAAGAAAAGCTTTCAGGTGGAGTGGCCCCACCAATCGGTGAAAGGAAAGTGTTTCCTGATTGATATGTGGCAGTTTGGAGAGAAGATCGTCATTTTTACCCGTCAGAAGGTAAAAAGTGAAGAGCAATTTTACCTGTACGCGATGGTCATTGATCCGGCCACTTTAACGGTTGAGAAGGATCATTTTTTAATTGGAAAACAGAAATTTCTTCGTTCCTACGGTAAGGAATTGTTTGATGTGATTCCTGATAAAACGGGTAAGCATTTGTTCTTTGGATATAATTCTGCCGAATCGGGAGAAGATGATTTGTACTACCAGATTTATCTGTTTGACCAGAATATGGAAGTAGCCTTTGAACGTCAAGTTGAAATGGGAGAAGGTGAAGCGTTGTATACCCGTGATGTGGCCTTTAATGAAAAGGGTGATGTGGCGTTACTGGCTTATCGAGCCAAGGAAAAACAGGAGCGTGTAAAGGGAGAGTCAAGTTTCTACTACACCGTAGGGGTGCTTCGTGATGGCGACGACGAACCGATTACCAATAAAATTGACTTTGGCGAAAACTGGATTTCGGGTGCCGGAATTGGTTTTGATGCCAATAGCGAAGTGATCGTGGCGGGGTACTATTCTGGTATTCGCCCCAACCGAGTAAATGGAAGTTTCATTACCCGAGAGGAGAATGGGGACATGACTCCGGTTAGTTTCCATGAATACAGCATTGAAGAAATCGGTCGATTCTTATCTGAAAAAGGGGAGAAGAAGGCCAAAAAGAAAGAAGAAAAAGGAAAGGAGTTGGAACTCCCGGATTATGACGTATTGGAAGTTCATGAATTTAAAGGAAGTGTTTTTATGGTGGGTGAAATGGATTACGTGGTGGAGTCTACCCGATACGATGCCAATGGAAATATGTACACTACCTATTACTACCACCAGGAAGATGCTATGGTTACCCGTTTTGATAGCGACGGCAACATCGAATGGATGACCCGAATTCCGAAACATCACATTACCACCAATAACGGTCGCTCACCTCGTGGTTCGCACCTCTTTACCCGAATTGGAGATGATTTGGTATTCGTATACAACGATCACCTGAGAAACCATACGGAGTACAATCCGAAGAAGATTTATACCTGTCCTTCCGGCGGAGACGAGTCGGTTACGGCGGTGGCCAAAATTGACCTCGATGGTGACTTAACCCGAGACTTTCTTTACAATGTGGAGGATGAGGCTATTTTCACCTTAGTGAATTTAGGAACGGTGGATCCCAGAGGGGGATTCTTCCTGTATACCTATAAGAAGAAAAACTACAAACTGGCCTATATCCGATTTGAAGAATAGAAGTTCTTCTTAATAAAAGGGCGCGCTTCGTTACCGAGATTAAAGATCAGGTCCAAAACACTTAAGTTCGGTAGAAAGGGGGCTCCGTTGTCCATGAATACCTGATGGTAGGAAGGAAATGGATGGGGAGCGTTGAAGTCATTTTTCTTTCCACCTCGAATGTCAATGCCCGCCCATTCGGTTTGGTATTCGTCGGTCAATTGATAATCCTTTTCCAGTTCCAAGGTATCAAGGATCCAATCGTGCACTTTTAGATTCAAATCGAGAAGAAAGGTCTCTTGTCCGTGCAGGAGCGTGTGGATGTCCTCTTCGTAATATTCAAAAAAAGGGGAGGATGAGTAAGCTGCTTTTAAGGCTCGCCAATGGGTTTGAGGCCAATTCTCCTGGTAAGAAATCTTGATGTCTCTGGTCTTGGTTTTGGAACTTCTCCCACCCAGCAACACCGAAAGAGTCAATGGGCCATGGTTGCCATAAATCACATACCTGCTGCGGTAAGTTTGCTTTAGAAAATGCTCGTGAACTTCAAACCAGTTTTCCCGGTTCAGGAGTTGCCCGTACCAGCTGATCGGCCCGAAAAGGCAAATCGGAGCCAGTACTTTGGAATCGTGTTCAGGGGAATTACTCAATCCAGCGGAAAATACGTTCGGTTCTCACCTTGCCATCAAACCAACCCAGATCTTTATCCAAAGACATCCAAATGAAGGAAGCTTTTCCAACCACGTGATCTTCGGGAACAAAACCCCAGAAACGACTATCCAAGGAGTTGTGACGGTTGTCTCCGATGAGGTAGTAGTAGTTCATTTTGAAGGTGTACTCTGTGGCTTCTTCACCATTGATGTAAATTTTGCCATCGGCAACAGAGAGATCATTTTCTTCAAAAACACCGATGATTCTACGGTACTTCGGTAGTTCTTTTAAAGTAAGAGCAATGGTTTCACCTTTCTTAGGTATCCAAAGAGGACCAAAATTATCCTCGTTCCAAGGGAAGGCCGGATCATTAGGAAAGATTCGAGAACCTTGAATTCCGGTTCCAGGCTCTTTGATTTGAGGTTCAATTCCTTTAATGGAACTCAACTTGTCCATTTTCTCTTTTACGTGAAGAGGCATGGGTAATACCTTGCCGAGATCATTGGAAAAACCTCCATCGTAATCTTCGAAGCTAATTCCAAAGTCACTTTTCAGCGTTCTCTTGTTGAGGTGTGGAGCGTTTACAAAATACTTGTACTGCATCAAGGGAGGAACATAACCTTCTTCTCCATTGATATAAAGAATTCCATTTTTGATCTGTAGTGTATCTCCAGCAATAGCCACACAGCGCTTCACATAGTTTTCCCGTTTGTCTACTGGGCGAGCGGTTATGCTGTAACCTTCCTGAACCACTTTAGAAGCCATTCCTCGGGGCATTCCTTGCTGCATCATCATACGAACTCCGTCGTTCCAGTATTTTCTCGGCATTCCATTGTACAAGTAATCCCGTCCCTGTTCTTTTCCAAAGAGTTGTTGATACTCGCTAAGGATGTCGTAGTAGCTCCGGTTTTGTTGTTCCAGGCAAACGGTATCTCCAGCTGGGAAGTTAAACACCACCACGTCGTTCCGCTCCACGTCTCCCAATCCAGGTAAACGGAAGTGAGGCAATTTCATCCACTCCAGGTAAGATGGAGCATTGGTAAATGGAATCGAGTGGTGAACAAATGGAATAGCCAAAGGCGTTTTTGGTGATTTGGGCCCATAGGCTACCTTACTTACAAATAGGTAGTCTCCCACCAAAAGAGATTTCTCCATAGAGGAAGAAGGAATGGTATAGGCTTCAAACACATAAGTACGAATAATGCTGGCGGCCACGATCGCAAAAATGATGGCATCTCTCCACTCCACAGCCGCGGTTCTTTTGGTTGGCGTGTCGGAGTACCCTTGAAAGGTGGTTTTCTTGTCCATTCCAATCATCGGTAAATAAACGAAGGGCACGAAGAAAGAGAGTAGGGCAGGTATGTCGCCGCGTTTTCCGAAACCAACGGCTAGGTTAAAACTCATAACCATGATCATCAAAATGTTTACCCCTGGGAAAATCAAGAGTAACAACCACCACCAAGGTTTTTTCATGATTTGAAGCCAGATCACCAGGTTGTATACAGGTACGAGGGCTTCCCATCCTTTGCGACCCGCTTTTTCGAACAGCAAATAGAGTCCGAAATGCATGGCAAGGGTAATGATGAGATAGATTGCGATTGTCATGGTTTATAAGTTAAAGTCCGAGTAGATTGTTCATGTTATACACTCCAGTTTTACCGTGACAAAATTCAGCGGCTAATACAGAGCCCAGAGCAAATCCTTTGCGGTTGTGGGCTTCGTGTTTAAAGGAGAGGGTATCAATAGAGGAAGAATAGAAAACCTCATGGGTTCCGGGAACCTCTGGAAGTCTTTTGGCGGTGATCACCAAATCTTTGTCTTCTTCACTTTCGTCCAATTTCCAGGATTCTTTGCGGTCGATCTGTCCCAGAATTTTTTCAGCCGCGGTAATGGCGGTACCACTGGGGGCATCCAGCTTTTGAGTATGATGAATTTCTTCCATACTCACTTGGTACTCTGGATAACGATTCATGATTTCAGCCAGGTATTCGTTAACCTTAAAGAAGATGTTGACTCCCAAACTAAAATTTGAGGCATAAAATAGACAGCCCTTGTTGTCATTCACTTGCTGCACCACGGCATCAAATTCATCATACCAACCGGTAGTTCCAACCACAACGGGAACACCCGCTGAAACGCATTTTTGAATATTGTTCACGGCAGCTTCAGGGCGGCTAAATTCGATAGCCACATCCGTTCCAGCAAGATCTCCTGGGGTGAAATCGGCATTTTCCCGAGTCACTTTCAAGCTAATCTGGTGTCCGCGATCCAAAGCAATTGCTTCGATCTCACGGCCCATTTTTCCATATCCGATGAGGGCAATATTCATTTAAAACGAAGTTTGATTTTCAAGCCCAGTCCGGGAGGTTGCATCCGGTAAAGATCGGGCATCGTGACGGAAGGGCGAAAAGAAAGGCTAAGGTTGTCGCTTACATCAAAATACTTGAGGTGGGCATCTACGGTAGCGTCCACAATTTGAAGTAAGTAAACCAAGGCTACACCGGCAATGGCCAATTCCATGTTTCGCTGATGACGACGCATTTCCGATTCCAAACCACTGGCATTGATATTGGGAAAGTGATTGGTTTTATCCGAGGTGCTATCTATGGTAGCAATGTAAGAATCGCGGTAACGGTTGTATTGGTTGTAACTGTTTATGGATAGGTAGACCAATCCACCGCCCACAGCATAGATAAGCGGTACCTTCCAATATTTCTGGTTGTAAATCTGGCCACCGCCTGGAATAACAGCCGATAAAATGGCCGCCTTTTTAGGCGAGTGCTGCCTCATAAGGGCACTGTCAGAAATAGCCAGGTGAACGGTATCCGTTGCTTCGGCACGTATGGCCACATCATCATCATTTTGCCCCCAAAGGACGGGAGACAAAACACATAAAAACAAACCCAGAAGAAGGCACTTTTTCCGCATCGCTGCGAATTTAAGGAAACTAAGTGGTAGGGGCCGAATTGCCCTGGAAGTTAATGTTTTAATTTCTTAATGAGGCCCTTCAATTCTTTCTCGTCAT is a window encoding:
- a CDS encoding WbqC family protein, which codes for MSNSPEHDSKVLAPICLFGPISWYGQLLNRENWFEVHEHFLKQTYRSRYVIYGNHGPLTLSVLLGGRSSKTKTRDIKISYQENWPQTHWRALKAAYSSSPFFEYYEEDIHTLLHGQETFLLDLNLKVHDWILDTLELEKDYQLTDEYQTEWAGIDIRGGKKNDFNAPHPFPSYHQVFMDNGAPFLPNLSVLDLIFNLGNEARPFIKKNFYSSNRI
- a CDS encoding S26 family signal peptidase; translated protein: MTIAIYLIITLAMHFGLYLLFEKAGRKGWEALVPVYNLVIWLQIMKKPWWWLLLLIFPGVNILMIMVMSFNLAVGFGKRGDIPALLSFFVPFVYLPMIGMDKKTTFQGYSDTPTKRTAAVEWRDAIIFAIVAASIIRTYVFEAYTIPSSSMEKSLLVGDYLFVSKVAYGPKSPKTPLAIPFVHHSIPFTNAPSYLEWMKLPHFRLPGLGDVERNDVVVFNFPAGDTVCLEQQNRSYYDILSEYQQLFGKEQGRDYLYNGMPRKYWNDGVRMMMQQGMPRGMASKVVQEGYSITARPVDKRENYVKRCVAIAGDTLQIKNGILYINGEEGYVPPLMQYKYFVNAPHLNKRTLKSDFGISFEDYDGGFSNDLGKVLPMPLHVKEKMDKLSSIKGIEPQIKEPGTGIQGSRIFPNDPAFPWNEDNFGPLWIPKKGETIALTLKELPKYRRIIGVFEENDLSVADGKIYINGEEATEYTFKMNYYYLIGDNRHNSLDSRFWGFVPEDHVVGKASFIWMSLDKDLGWFDGKVRTERIFRWIE
- the dapB gene encoding 4-hydroxy-tetrahydrodipicolinate reductase, with translation MNIALIGYGKMGREIEAIALDRGHQISLKVTRENADFTPGDLAGTDVAIEFSRPEAAVNNIQKCVSAGVPVVVGTTGWYDEFDAVVQQVNDNKGCLFYASNFSLGVNIFFKVNEYLAEIMNRYPEYQVSMEEIHHTQKLDAPSGTAITAAEKILGQIDRKESWKLDESEEDKDLVITAKRLPEVPGTHEVFYSSSIDTLSFKHEAHNRKGFALGSVLAAEFCHGKTGVYNMNNLLGL